A window from Kribbella jejuensis encodes these proteins:
- a CDS encoding S9 family peptidase: protein MVEKSGVEPPVAARKPVQRTHHGDTFVDDYEWLRDKTNDEVLDYLRAENAYTEARTAHLESLREAIFKEISDRTLQTDLSVPARRGGYWYYSRTIEGQQYSVHCRVKVDGDQPPALDGEIAGEEVMLDGNEVAGDNEFFSLGTVDVSPDGRLLAYSVDLKGDERFTLRIKDLSTGELLPDELPDVHYGSAWSADGSTIFYTKVDDAWRPYQVWRHTLGASEDLLVMQEPDERFWVGVDLTRNEQAIQISLGSKLTSEVWLLDANNPAGEPVVVAPRREGVEYDVEHAGDQLLITHNADAANFSLATAPLDNPGEWTTMIEGDETSRLLGADAFADHVILYRRRNALTELAIMRRTGDTFGAPEALEFDEPIYTVSPGRNDEWHDTRYRFGYTSLVTPGSTYDVDVATGERRLLKQQPVLGGVDLGAYTQYREWATAPDGTKVPISMVARKDVAKDGNAPVVLYGYGSYESSMDPWFSIPRLSLLERGVVFAIAHVRGGGELGRHWYDDGKMLTKRNTFTDFVAAAEHLVQAGWTRPERLVAQGGSAGGLLMGAVANLAPEAFAGIVAEVPFVDALTSILDPSLPLTVIEWEEWGNPLADPEVYAYMKSYSPYENVTAQHYPRILAITSLNDTRVLYVEPAKWVAKLRATATGDSEVLLKTEMEAGHGGRSGRYDAWREVAFSLAWELDTLGLS, encoded by the coding sequence ATGGTTGAGAAATCTGGTGTTGAGCCGCCGGTCGCGGCGCGCAAGCCGGTGCAGCGGACGCACCACGGCGACACGTTCGTGGACGACTACGAGTGGCTCCGGGACAAGACCAACGACGAGGTACTGGACTACCTGCGGGCCGAGAACGCCTACACCGAGGCCCGCACGGCACACCTCGAATCGTTGCGTGAGGCAATCTTCAAGGAGATCTCGGACCGCACGCTGCAGACCGACCTGAGCGTGCCGGCCCGGCGGGGCGGTTACTGGTACTACTCCCGCACCATCGAAGGTCAGCAGTACTCGGTGCACTGCCGGGTCAAGGTGGACGGCGACCAGCCGCCCGCGCTCGACGGCGAGATCGCCGGCGAAGAGGTGATGCTCGACGGCAACGAGGTGGCGGGCGACAACGAATTCTTCTCGCTCGGCACCGTCGACGTCTCCCCCGACGGCCGGCTGCTGGCGTACTCGGTGGACCTCAAGGGCGACGAGCGGTTCACGCTGCGGATCAAGGACCTGAGCACCGGCGAGCTGCTGCCGGACGAGCTGCCCGACGTGCACTACGGCTCGGCCTGGTCGGCCGACGGCTCGACGATCTTCTACACCAAGGTCGATGACGCCTGGCGCCCGTACCAGGTCTGGCGGCACACGCTCGGCGCGTCCGAGGACTTGCTGGTGATGCAGGAGCCGGACGAGCGGTTCTGGGTCGGCGTCGACCTGACCCGCAACGAGCAGGCGATCCAGATCTCGCTCGGCAGCAAGCTGACCAGCGAGGTCTGGCTGCTGGACGCGAACAACCCGGCCGGTGAACCGGTCGTGGTCGCACCCCGCCGCGAGGGCGTGGAGTACGACGTCGAACATGCCGGCGACCAGCTGCTGATCACGCACAACGCGGACGCCGCCAACTTCTCCCTCGCCACCGCACCGCTCGACAACCCCGGCGAGTGGACGACGATGATCGAGGGCGACGAGACCAGCCGCCTGCTCGGCGCGGACGCGTTCGCCGACCACGTCATCCTCTACCGGCGCCGCAACGCGCTCACCGAGCTCGCGATCATGCGCCGCACCGGCGACACCTTCGGCGCCCCGGAAGCGCTCGAGTTCGACGAGCCGATCTACACCGTCTCCCCCGGCCGCAACGACGAGTGGCACGACACCCGGTACCGGTTCGGTTACACCTCCCTGGTCACGCCCGGTTCGACGTACGACGTCGACGTCGCGACCGGCGAGCGGCGCCTGCTCAAGCAGCAGCCCGTCCTCGGCGGGGTCGACCTCGGCGCGTACACCCAGTACCGGGAATGGGCCACCGCGCCGGACGGGACCAAGGTGCCGATCTCGATGGTCGCCCGCAAGGACGTCGCGAAGGACGGCAACGCCCCGGTCGTGCTGTACGGCTACGGCTCGTACGAGAGCTCGATGGATCCGTGGTTCTCGATCCCCCGGCTGTCACTGCTCGAGCGCGGTGTGGTGTTCGCGATCGCGCACGTCCGCGGTGGCGGCGAGCTCGGCCGGCACTGGTACGACGACGGCAAGATGCTGACCAAGCGGAACACCTTCACCGACTTCGTCGCGGCCGCCGAGCACCTGGTGCAGGCCGGCTGGACCAGGCCGGAACGGCTCGTCGCGCAGGGTGGCAGCGCGGGCGGCCTGCTGATGGGCGCGGTCGCGAACCTGGCCCCCGAGGCGTTCGCCGGAATCGTCGCGGAGGTCCCGTTCGTGGACGCGCTGACGTCGATTCTCGACCCGTCGCTGCCGCTGACGGTGATCGAGTGGGAGGAATGGGGTAATCCGCTCGCGGACCCCGAGGTGTACGCGTACATGAAGTCCTACTCGCCGTACGAAAACGTCACCGCGCAGCACTATCCGCGGATCCTCGCGATCACCAGCCTGAACGACACCCGGGTGTTGTACGTCGAACCGGCGAAATGGGTGGCGAAACTCCGGGCCACCGCGACCGGCGATTCCGAGGTGCTGCTGAAGACCGAGATGGAGGCCGGGCACGGCGGCCGCAGCGGCCGGTACGACGCCTGGCGCGAGGTCGCGTTCTCGCTCGCCTGGGAACTGGACACCCTCGGCCTGAGCTGA
- a CDS encoding SDR family oxidoreductase translates to MRPLAGQVVLITGASRGIGAAVARKLAEDGARLALVGLEPDELKKVAEDCGPDAGWWEADVTDVDSLRTAVEEIAARYGRIDAVMANAGIAAPGFTRSMDPKAWERVIEVNLLGVWRTVHLTLPYLLESKGYLLLVSSLAAIVRIPGLASYNVAKAGVEAMGDTLRAELKHLGVRVGVAHMTFVDTDMVRGVDSHPVFGKVRTGIPMVGRTYPLEFAVEKFVEGIKKRSRTVHVPGWIGALKVVRWALPHLIEAGSRFSVPKADAAALADVRARGAAASSRPTGAGGLADAEKAAGK, encoded by the coding sequence ATGCGTCCGTTGGCCGGTCAAGTCGTGCTCATCACCGGAGCCTCCCGGGGAATCGGCGCCGCGGTCGCCCGGAAGTTGGCGGAGGACGGCGCCCGGCTCGCGCTCGTGGGCCTCGAGCCGGACGAGCTGAAGAAGGTCGCGGAGGACTGTGGCCCGGACGCCGGGTGGTGGGAGGCCGACGTCACCGACGTGGACTCGCTGCGGACCGCCGTGGAGGAGATCGCGGCGCGGTACGGCCGGATCGACGCCGTGATGGCGAACGCCGGCATCGCCGCGCCGGGCTTCACCCGGAGCATGGACCCGAAGGCGTGGGAGCGGGTCATCGAGGTGAACCTGCTCGGTGTCTGGCGGACCGTGCACCTCACACTGCCGTACCTGTTGGAGAGCAAGGGCTATCTGCTGCTCGTGTCGTCGCTGGCGGCGATCGTGCGCATTCCCGGCCTGGCGTCGTACAACGTGGCGAAGGCCGGCGTCGAGGCGATGGGCGACACGTTGCGCGCCGAGCTGAAGCACCTCGGCGTACGGGTCGGTGTCGCGCACATGACTTTCGTCGACACCGACATGGTGCGCGGGGTCGACAGCCACCCGGTGTTCGGCAAGGTGCGGACCGGGATCCCGATGGTGGGCAGGACTTATCCGCTGGAGTTCGCGGTCGAGAAGTTCGTCGAGGGGATCAAGAAGCGCTCGCGGACCGTGCACGTACCGGGCTGGATCGGTGCGCTGAAGGTGGTGCGGTGGGCGCTGCCGCACCTCATCGAGGCGGGTTCGAGGTTCAGCGTGCCGAAGGCCGATGCGGCGGCGCTCGCGGACGTGCGGGCGCGTGGCGCAGCGGCGTCGTCGCGGCCGACGGGCGCGGGCGGGCTGGCCGATGCGGAGAAGGCGGCCGGGAAATGA
- a CDS encoding saccharopine dehydrogenase family protein — MSRGYDVVLLGASGFTGALTAEYLAKNAPDGTRWAVAGRNKSKLERFGKDVLYADVTEPRSLRSLAESTKVVATTVGPYVQYGEPLVAACAETGTGYLDLTGEPEFLDRMYVRYDERAKQTGARIIHACGFDSIPYDLGVQYTVEQLPQNVPIQVDGLLRAGGRPSGGTFHTAITAFSRPKQNLEAHRARRAAEARPVGRKARAVAGRIHRQQGFWAVPLPTIDPQIVAFSARLLDRYGPDFRYSHYAALKHLPTVAAGIGGVGLLVAGAQVPPVRNALLKRLQPGDGPSAETRGRSWFNVRFVGRGGGKQVITEVAGRDPGYDETAKMLAESALCLALDDLPETAGQTTTAAAMGPALRERLVKAGLTFATLSVDHY; from the coding sequence ATGAGCCGCGGGTACGACGTCGTACTACTCGGGGCTTCCGGTTTCACGGGAGCGCTCACCGCGGAGTACCTGGCGAAGAACGCGCCGGACGGGACGCGCTGGGCGGTTGCCGGACGCAACAAGTCGAAGCTGGAGCGGTTCGGCAAGGACGTGCTGTATGCCGACGTGACCGAGCCGAGGTCGCTGCGATCATTGGCCGAGTCCACGAAAGTCGTCGCCACGACCGTCGGCCCGTACGTGCAGTACGGCGAACCGCTGGTCGCGGCCTGTGCGGAGACCGGCACCGGGTACCTCGATCTGACCGGTGAGCCGGAGTTCCTGGACCGGATGTACGTGCGGTACGACGAACGCGCGAAGCAGACCGGTGCGCGGATCATCCATGCGTGCGGTTTCGACTCGATTCCGTACGACCTCGGCGTGCAGTACACCGTCGAGCAGTTGCCGCAGAACGTGCCGATCCAGGTCGACGGGTTGCTGCGCGCCGGTGGGCGGCCGTCGGGTGGGACGTTCCACACCGCGATCACCGCGTTCTCGCGGCCGAAGCAGAACCTCGAAGCGCATCGGGCGCGGCGGGCTGCGGAGGCGCGACCCGTGGGGCGGAAGGCCCGGGCGGTGGCGGGCAGGATCCACCGGCAGCAAGGGTTCTGGGCGGTTCCGCTGCCGACGATCGATCCGCAGATCGTGGCGTTCTCGGCGCGGCTGCTGGATCGCTACGGGCCGGATTTCCGGTACTCGCACTACGCAGCGCTGAAGCACCTGCCGACTGTTGCCGCGGGCATCGGTGGGGTGGGGCTGCTGGTCGCCGGCGCGCAGGTGCCGCCGGTGCGCAACGCGCTGCTGAAGCGGCTGCAGCCCGGCGACGGTCCGAGCGCGGAGACGCGGGGCCGGTCCTGGTTCAACGTCCGCTTCGTCGGGCGCGGCGGCGGCAAGCAGGTGATCACCGAGGTCGCGGGTCGCGATCCCGGGTACGACGAAACCGCCAAGATGCTCGCCGAGAGCGCGCTCTGCCTGGCGCTCGATGACCTCCCGGAGACAGCCGGCCAAACCACAACCGCCGCCGCGATGGGTCCCGCCCTGCGCGAACGTCTGGTGAAAGCGGGACTGACCTTTGCCACCCTCTCGGTCGACCACTACTAG
- a CDS encoding Dyp-type peroxidase: MVTEPTPDADRATDALPQSVLMPLSGSAIFLVVQIEPGGEGRTRELLGQLSGLVRSVGFRVPAGNLSCVASIGSDAWDRLFSGPRPAELHPFVELQGKTHRAPSTPGDLLFHIRAAHQDQCFELASHIMNVLDGAATVVDEVHGFKYFEMRDLLGFVDGTENPTGDEAQAAVLIGAEDPDFAGGSYVIVQKYLHDLKAWNSLTVEQQELAVGRTKLDDIELADAKKPSNAHIVLNVVEDENGNELQILRDNMPFGTVGTQEFGTYFIGYAKTPSVTELMLRRMFIGVPEGNHDRLLDFSTATTGCLFFTPTADFLEDLPPAP; the protein is encoded by the coding sequence GTGGTTACAGAACCGACGCCGGACGCGGATCGGGCGACGGACGCGCTGCCGCAGTCCGTGCTGATGCCGCTGAGCGGTTCGGCCATCTTCCTGGTCGTGCAGATCGAGCCGGGCGGCGAAGGCCGGACCCGCGAGCTGCTCGGGCAGCTGAGCGGTCTCGTCCGCTCGGTCGGCTTCCGGGTGCCCGCCGGCAACCTGTCGTGCGTCGCCAGCATCGGTTCGGACGCGTGGGACCGGCTGTTCAGCGGACCGCGGCCGGCCGAGCTGCACCCGTTCGTCGAGCTCCAGGGCAAGACGCACCGCGCGCCCTCCACACCCGGCGACCTGCTGTTCCACATCCGGGCCGCCCACCAGGACCAGTGCTTCGAGCTCGCCAGCCACATCATGAACGTCCTCGACGGCGCCGCGACGGTCGTCGACGAGGTGCACGGCTTCAAGTACTTCGAGATGCGCGACCTGCTCGGCTTCGTCGACGGTACCGAGAACCCGACCGGCGACGAGGCGCAGGCCGCCGTACTGATCGGCGCCGAGGACCCGGACTTCGCCGGCGGCAGCTACGTGATCGTGCAGAAGTACCTGCACGACCTGAAGGCGTGGAACTCGCTGACCGTCGAACAGCAGGAACTCGCGGTCGGCCGGACGAAGCTCGACGACATCGAGCTGGCCGACGCGAAGAAGCCGAGCAACGCGCACATCGTGCTCAACGTGGTCGAGGACGAGAATGGCAACGAGCTGCAGATCCTGCGCGACAACATGCCGTTCGGGACCGTCGGCACGCAGGAGTTCGGCACCTACTTCATCGGGTACGCGAAGACGCCGTCGGTGACCGAGCTGATGCTGCGCCGGATGTTCATCGGCGTCCCCGAGGGCAACCACGACCGGCTCCTCGACTTCTCGACCGCGACCACCGGCTGCCTGTTCTTCACCCCGACGGCCGACTTCCTCGAAGACCTGCCGCCGGCCCCGTGA
- a CDS encoding ATP-dependent DNA ligase: protein MSDTGYMLLTKVVETSAALAGTRSRLQKAGFIAGLLSEATEPAEIEIVVTYLSGELRQRRTGVGWRTLMDAPAPVTEPSLTVEEVDQAFAELAEMSGAGVQARRRAAVDALFRRATAAEQQFLRQLVGGELRQGALDGVMADAVARATDIPLNKIRAAAMLRGATAPVAVAVLTEGEAGLAQFGLEVGRGVQPMLAQSATTVAEALEKTGTPAALEWKLDGIRIQVHRNGDEVVVYTRTLDDITNRVPEVVTAVLALDVRQVVLDGELIALRGDGRPEPFQVTGSRTATRAATGPESVPLTPYFFDILHQDGQDLLGLTGAERHEWLSKLLPEEKRIQRLVTDDAEAGQAFFDDAVARGHEGVVVKSLTVPYEAGRRGSGWVKVKQTFTLDLLVLAAEWGHGRRKGWLSNLHLGARDEETGEFVMLGKTFKGLTDELLRWQTERFQELAVRQDDWVVFIKPEVVVEVAFDGVQTSPRYPAGMALRFARVIRYREDKRPADVDTVQTVRSIHTGPEVPEVPEEEDADD, encoded by the coding sequence GTGAGTGACACTGGGTACATGCTGCTCACCAAGGTGGTCGAGACCTCCGCCGCGCTGGCCGGGACCCGGTCGCGGCTGCAGAAGGCCGGGTTCATCGCCGGACTGTTGTCCGAGGCCACCGAGCCGGCCGAGATCGAGATCGTCGTGACGTACCTGTCCGGCGAGCTGCGGCAGCGCCGGACCGGGGTGGGCTGGCGGACGCTGATGGATGCGCCGGCGCCGGTCACCGAACCCTCGCTGACGGTCGAGGAGGTCGACCAGGCGTTCGCGGAGCTGGCCGAGATGTCGGGCGCCGGTGTGCAGGCCCGGCGGCGCGCGGCGGTGGACGCGCTGTTCCGGCGGGCGACCGCGGCCGAGCAGCAGTTCCTGCGGCAGCTCGTCGGCGGCGAGCTGCGGCAGGGCGCGCTCGACGGCGTGATGGCCGACGCGGTCGCCCGGGCGACGGACATTCCGCTGAACAAGATCCGGGCCGCGGCGATGCTGCGCGGAGCGACGGCTCCGGTGGCGGTCGCCGTACTGACCGAGGGTGAGGCGGGGCTCGCGCAGTTCGGGCTGGAGGTCGGGCGCGGGGTGCAGCCGATGCTCGCCCAGTCGGCGACGACGGTCGCCGAGGCGTTGGAGAAGACCGGTACGCCGGCGGCGCTGGAGTGGAAGCTCGACGGGATCCGGATCCAGGTGCACCGAAACGGTGACGAGGTCGTCGTCTACACGCGGACCCTCGACGACATCACCAATCGCGTGCCCGAGGTGGTGACCGCGGTGCTGGCGTTGGACGTGCGGCAGGTCGTGCTCGACGGCGAGCTGATCGCATTGCGCGGTGACGGCCGGCCCGAGCCGTTCCAGGTGACCGGGTCGCGGACGGCAACGCGTGCCGCGACGGGGCCGGAGAGTGTGCCGCTCACGCCGTACTTCTTCGACATCCTGCATCAGGACGGACAGGACCTGCTCGGCCTGACCGGTGCGGAGCGGCACGAGTGGTTGTCGAAACTGTTGCCGGAGGAGAAGCGGATCCAGCGGCTCGTGACCGACGACGCCGAGGCCGGACAGGCGTTCTTCGACGACGCCGTGGCGCGGGGGCACGAGGGCGTCGTGGTGAAGTCGCTGACGGTTCCGTACGAGGCCGGCCGGCGCGGGTCGGGGTGGGTAAAGGTCAAGCAGACGTTCACCCTCGACCTGCTGGTGCTCGCGGCCGAGTGGGGCCACGGCCGGCGGAAGGGCTGGTTGTCGAACCTGCATCTCGGCGCGCGGGACGAGGAGACCGGCGAGTTCGTGATGCTCGGGAAGACGTTCAAGGGGCTGACCGACGAGCTGCTGCGCTGGCAGACCGAGCGGTTCCAGGAGCTCGCCGTCCGGCAGGACGACTGGGTGGTCTTCATCAAGCCCGAGGTGGTTGTCGAGGTCGCGTTCGACGGCGTGCAGACCTCACCCCGGTATCCGGCCGGGATGGCGCTGCGGTTCGCCCGGGTGATCCGGTACCGCGAGGACAAGAGGCCGGCCGACGTGGACACCGTGCAGACCGTACGGTCGATCCACACCGGTCCCGAGGTGCCCGAGGTGCCCGAGGAGGAGGACGCTGATGACTGA
- a CDS encoding CPBP family intramembrane glutamic endopeptidase, which translates to MPYAQREPRTVQAPSGTPYHRLARTAKHVWWRPLVGTLLLAATGFFAMTFVVIGWVIVHELVAGGLRAPKNADIFPSDTENLALALVLLAILTPLVGLSAWLVQRRPFWSVASVLNRIRWRWLLWCCVPAVGYVAYSYLAGLLVDAVFPPQDSIGIEGGAWIGWGAFVVPALVIVFLVPFQSTAEEFVFRGWLVQAVGAYGPDSAEGKAPWLRKLFRTPWPGIVVGGAAFVLGHGYTGWAMADVFLFAVTVGWLTVRTGGLEAAIALHALNNLFAFLLPAAMGQGSAWDQQGGAPWTLLVFDSIGLGAYAVAVLWLARRREISRLS; encoded by the coding sequence ATGCCGTACGCACAGCGGGAGCCGCGCACCGTCCAGGCGCCGAGCGGTACGCCGTACCACCGGCTGGCCCGGACCGCGAAACACGTGTGGTGGCGGCCGCTCGTCGGCACGCTGCTGCTGGCCGCCACCGGGTTCTTCGCGATGACCTTCGTCGTGATCGGCTGGGTGATCGTGCACGAGCTGGTCGCCGGCGGCCTCCGCGCACCGAAGAACGCCGACATCTTCCCGAGCGACACCGAGAACCTGGCGCTCGCGCTCGTGCTGCTCGCGATCCTGACGCCCCTCGTCGGCCTGTCCGCGTGGCTCGTGCAACGCCGCCCGTTCTGGAGCGTCGCCTCGGTGCTGAACCGGATCCGCTGGCGCTGGCTGCTCTGGTGCTGCGTCCCGGCCGTCGGGTACGTCGCGTACTCGTACCTGGCAGGCCTCCTGGTGGATGCCGTGTTCCCGCCGCAGGACTCGATCGGGATCGAGGGCGGCGCCTGGATCGGCTGGGGTGCGTTCGTCGTACCGGCCCTGGTGATCGTGTTCCTGGTGCCGTTCCAGTCGACCGCGGAGGAGTTCGTGTTCCGCGGCTGGCTGGTGCAGGCGGTCGGCGCGTACGGCCCGGACAGCGCCGAGGGCAAGGCGCCGTGGCTGCGGAAGCTGTTCCGGACGCCCTGGCCGGGGATCGTGGTCGGTGGCGCCGCGTTCGTCCTCGGGCACGGGTATACCGGCTGGGCGATGGCCGACGTGTTCCTGTTCGCGGTGACGGTCGGCTGGCTGACCGTGCGGACCGGGGGACTCGAGGCCGCGATCGCACTGCACGCACTCAACAACCTGTTCGCCTTTTTGTTGCCTGCGGCAATGGGTCAGGGCAGTGCGTGGGACCAGCAGGGCGGCGCCCCGTGGACGCTGCTCGTGTTCGACAGTATCGGCCTCGGGGCGTACGCCGTCGCGGTCCTCTGGCTGGCGCGGCGGCGCGAGATCAGCCGGCTGAGCTGA
- a CDS encoding HAD family hydrolase — protein MTNAKIDAVLFDWGGTLATWHDISLHDTWRAVTTVLDEAQAEELAARLVAAEGSIWRRSRDEHRSSTLEEVCLLAEVQLTPEALAEYERQWDPHTVLEPDAIETLQALRARGLKVGVLSNTIWPRRRHEEIFARDGVLQLLDGAVYTSEIPYTKPHPETFLAAMRAVGVSDPARCLFVGDRLFDDVWGAQNAGMRAAHLPHSAIPREQIGHTEGTPDATVQRLSELPALIDSWNAAAA, from the coding sequence GTGACGAACGCGAAGATCGATGCCGTGCTGTTCGACTGGGGCGGCACGCTGGCAACCTGGCACGACATCTCCCTGCACGACACGTGGCGGGCGGTGACCACGGTGCTCGACGAGGCGCAGGCCGAGGAGTTGGCGGCCCGGCTGGTCGCGGCCGAGGGCTCGATCTGGCGGCGCTCGCGCGACGAGCACCGGAGCAGCACGCTGGAGGAGGTCTGCCTGCTCGCCGAGGTCCAACTGACCCCGGAGGCCCTCGCGGAGTACGAGCGTCAGTGGGACCCGCACACGGTCCTCGAGCCGGACGCGATCGAGACGCTACAGGCGCTCCGCGCCCGCGGGCTGAAGGTCGGCGTGCTGTCCAACACCATCTGGCCGCGGCGCAGGCACGAGGAGATCTTCGCCCGCGACGGTGTGCTCCAGTTGCTCGACGGTGCGGTCTACACCAGCGAGATCCCGTACACCAAGCCGCACCCGGAGACGTTCCTGGCGGCCATGCGCGCGGTCGGGGTGTCGGACCCGGCGCGGTGCCTGTTCGTCGGCGACCGGCTGTTCGACGACGTCTGGGGTGCGCAGAACGCCGGCATGCGCGCCGCTCACCTGCCACACAGCGCGATCCCGCGCGAGCAGATCGGCCACACCGAGGGCACGCCAGACGCGACCGTCCAGCGGCTGTCCGAGCTGCCCGCCCTGATCGACTCCTGGAACGCTGCCGCCGCCTGA
- a CDS encoding sigma-70 family RNA polymerase sigma factor, with translation MARTARVRSTDDGIDGKDSVGLYLEEIARTPLLTAEEEVELAETVEAGLLAEQLLAEGRVGRKKGGAPKYATEEELEWLADEGRRAQQRFVTANLRLVVSIARRYGRSQMPLLDLVQEGNTGLIRAVEKFDYRKGFKFSTYATWWVRQAITRGIAQQARVVRLPVHVVEQLNQIGSARRTLERKFGREPEIDEIAAELGLDEERVTELIRIGRDHISLNSPVDDEGETSLGDLIAAETAPGPDQLVADASDRSGLFSLVDQLDPRSADVIRRRYGLHDGRQAKLADIGAVHGISAERVRQIEREALGRLRLLADPTLAA, from the coding sequence GTGGCTCGCACGGCTCGTGTCCGCAGCACGGACGACGGAATCGACGGCAAGGACAGTGTTGGTCTCTACCTCGAGGAGATCGCACGCACTCCTTTGCTGACGGCTGAGGAAGAGGTCGAGCTCGCTGAGACGGTCGAAGCAGGACTCCTGGCGGAGCAACTGCTGGCCGAGGGGCGGGTTGGACGGAAGAAGGGCGGAGCGCCCAAATATGCGACGGAGGAAGAGCTGGAGTGGCTGGCCGACGAGGGCCGGCGCGCACAGCAGCGGTTCGTGACCGCGAACCTCCGGCTCGTGGTGTCGATCGCCCGCCGGTACGGGCGGTCCCAGATGCCGCTGCTGGACCTGGTCCAGGAGGGCAACACGGGACTGATCCGCGCGGTGGAGAAGTTCGACTACCGGAAGGGTTTCAAGTTCTCGACGTACGCGACGTGGTGGGTGCGGCAGGCGATCACCCGCGGTATCGCGCAGCAGGCCCGGGTGGTCCGGCTGCCGGTGCACGTGGTGGAGCAGCTGAACCAGATCGGGTCCGCCCGGCGCACGCTGGAGCGCAAGTTCGGGCGTGAGCCGGAGATCGACGAGATCGCGGCCGAGCTGGGCCTGGACGAGGAGCGGGTCACCGAACTGATCCGCATCGGCCGGGACCACATCAGCCTGAACAGTCCGGTCGACGACGAGGGTGAGACCTCGCTGGGTGACCTGATCGCGGCCGAGACCGCGCCGGGTCCGGACCAGCTGGTCGCCGACGCGTCGGACCGCTCGGGCCTGTTCAGTCTGGTCGACCAGCTTGACCCGCGGTCGGCCGACGTGATCCGCCGCCGGTACGGTCTGCACGACGGCCGCCAGGCCAAGCTGGCCGATATCGGCGCGGTGCACGGCATCTCGGCGGAACGGGTCCGCCAGATCGAGCGCGAGGCGCTGGGCCGCCTCCGCCTGCTGGCAGATCCGACCCTCGCCGCGTAG
- the xth gene encoding exodeoxyribonuclease III has product MLTVATVNVNGIRAAFRRGMGPWLEDTDPDVLLMQEVRAPDEVLRDLLGADWNIAHAEPAIDGHKGRAGVAVATRRPLKGERGELGPARFDGSGRWVEADLVLDDGTTLTAVSTYVFTGEFETPSRQEEKYAFLDAITDRLTALRADGRQVLMCGDLNIAHREVDLKAWKANRKKSGFLPEERAWLDRLFEAGWVDLGRKFGGEGPGPYSWWSWRGKAFDNDAGWRIDYQIASPELAGAATNCVVHRAPTYAERWSDHAPVVATYGV; this is encoded by the coding sequence GTGCTGACGGTCGCCACGGTGAATGTGAACGGGATCAGGGCCGCCTTCCGGCGCGGAATGGGACCGTGGCTGGAGGACACCGACCCGGACGTGTTGCTGATGCAGGAGGTCCGCGCGCCGGACGAGGTACTGCGCGACCTGCTCGGCGCGGACTGGAACATCGCGCACGCGGAACCGGCGATCGACGGGCACAAGGGCCGCGCCGGCGTCGCGGTCGCGACGCGGCGGCCGCTCAAGGGCGAACGTGGCGAGCTCGGCCCGGCGCGCTTCGACGGCAGCGGCCGCTGGGTGGAGGCCGACCTGGTGCTCGACGACGGTACGACGCTGACCGCTGTCAGCACGTACGTCTTCACCGGCGAGTTCGAGACGCCATCGCGGCAGGAGGAGAAGTACGCCTTCCTGGACGCGATCACGGACCGGCTGACCGCGCTGCGCGCCGACGGGCGGCAGGTGCTGATGTGCGGCGACCTGAACATCGCGCATCGCGAGGTCGACCTGAAGGCCTGGAAGGCGAACCGGAAGAAGAGCGGTTTCCTGCCCGAGGAACGAGCGTGGCTGGACCGCCTGTTCGAGGCCGGCTGGGTCGACCTCGGCCGCAAGTTCGGCGGCGAAGGCCCCGGGCCGTACTCGTGGTGGTCCTGGCGCGGCAAGGCCTTCGACAACGACGCCGGCTGGCGGATCGACTACCAGATCGCCTCCCCTGAGCTCGCCGGCGCCGCGACGAACTGCGTCGTCCACCGCGCCCCGACGTACGCCGAACGATGGAGCGACCACGCCCCGGTCGTCGCGACGTACGGAGTCTGA
- a CDS encoding TetR/AcrR family transcriptional regulator, which yields MSRTTARLRPDERRTQILQAARRVLLADPHRELTVELVAAEARVSPALLFHYFGSKKKFQYAVIEEAAAEVMLRTAPDPSLPPDEQLRAGIRAFVRAVLEAPQLYRATLLMSAAGDPEIRALHSELRRVFSRWVIGAVAERGIEVTPVVELACHGWQGYVEQTLLVWIDNPTVSPEALEHLCEQSLDAILTTTGVSTTGPSTTN from the coding sequence ATGAGCCGGACCACTGCCCGCTTGCGCCCGGACGAACGGCGTACGCAGATCCTCCAGGCCGCCCGCCGGGTGCTGCTGGCCGACCCGCACCGCGAGTTGACCGTCGAACTGGTCGCCGCCGAGGCCCGGGTCTCCCCCGCGCTGCTGTTCCACTACTTCGGCTCGAAGAAGAAGTTCCAGTACGCCGTCATCGAGGAGGCGGCCGCCGAGGTCATGCTCCGGACCGCGCCGGATCCGTCGCTGCCGCCGGACGAGCAGCTCCGAGCGGGCATCCGCGCGTTCGTCCGGGCCGTCCTCGAGGCGCCGCAGCTCTACCGGGCGACACTGCTGATGTCCGCGGCCGGCGATCCGGAGATCCGCGCACTGCACTCCGAGCTGCGGCGGGTCTTCAGCCGGTGGGTGATCGGCGCGGTCGCAGAGCGTGGCATCGAGGTCACCCCCGTCGTCGAACTCGCCTGTCACGGCTGGCAGGGTTACGTCGAACAGACCCTGCTGGTCTGGATCGACAACCCGACCGTCTCGCCGGAGGCTCTCGAGCACCTGTGCGAGCAGTCGCTGGACGCCATCCTGACGACGACCGGTGTCTCGACGACCGGCCCCTCGACGACGAATTGA